The proteins below come from a single Periophthalmus magnuspinnatus isolate fPerMag1 chromosome 7, fPerMag1.2.pri, whole genome shotgun sequence genomic window:
- the LOC117373015 gene encoding amphoterin-induced protein 3-like, translating to MPAHMANRSCFLLFLCLICCCDGTCPNMCLCLSDTVSCSSTGLTKLPAVLPTFSIILDLSHNYLSYLGAGSFEKTPRLENLCLAHNQLTSLGEGVFQNASGLRFLDLSSNKLHLVEQHYFHGLWRLEELLLYNNKITQVESGMLNKMSSLKKLYLSLNQLTDFPFFTIQDHTHPFLMMLDLSSNRLSSLPWEDIKALPSLVQRGLYLHNNSLVCNCAMYSMFWHWQLRNYETLRDFADDHRCSIYGEMRASIKFLHHTRFFHNCTLEKAVSLPVTVYLSTVLVTEEETISLDCQTALKSTELSYTWLTPSKGFLTPAVNSSLITIFPNGTLEMQSVKVNDSGLYVCTALDVKLGVNATREVNVTVSLPPPESFNTGYTTLLGCAVTMILILMYLYLTPCRCSCCKQPKPSSVTTYDPSSLSSVFTPSIRENKAYSDKHVAFLEPMMSPEVTEEWTQES from the coding sequence ATGCCAGCTCACATGGCCAATAGGAGCTGCTTCCTGCTTTTCCTCTGCCTCATCTGCTGTTGTGATGGGACCTGCCCTAATATGTGCCTCTGTCTATCTGACACCGTTAGCTGCAGCTCCACTGGCCTCACCAAACTCCCCGCAGTCTTACCCACATTCTCCATCATCCTGGACCTCAGCCACAACTACCTATCCTATCTGGGTGCTGGCAGCTTTGAAAAGACGCCCAGGCTGGAAAACCTTTGCCTTGCCCACAATCAGCTCACTAGTCTGGGGGAAGGTGTGTTCCAAAACGCCTCTGGACTCCGGTTTCTGGATCTGTCGTCTAACAAACTCCATCTGGTTGAACAGCACTACTTCCATGGGCTTTGGCGATTGGAGGAACTTCTGctttacaacaacaaaataacacaagTTGAATCTGGAATGCTGAATAAAATGAGTAGCTTAAAGAAACTCTATCTCAGTCTTAACCAGCTGACAGACTTCCCATTTTTCACCATACAAGACCATACCCATCCCTTTTTAATGATGCTGGACCTCTCGTCAAACCGCCTCAGCAGTTTACCATGGGAAGACATTAAAGCTTTACCCAGTTTGGTCCAAAGGGGCTTATATTTACATAATAATTCTTTAGTCTGTAATTGCGCTATGTACAGTATGTTTTGGCACTGGCAGCTACGAAACTACGAAACGCTCCGAGATTTTGCAGACGACCACAGATGCTCAATCTATGGTGAAATGCGAGCGTCTATAAAGTTCCTGCATCATACACGTTTTTTCCACAACTGTACCCTAGAAAAGGCAGTATCACTTCCAGTCACTGTCTATCTATCCACTGTTTTGGTCACAGAGGAAGAAACTATTAGCCTAGATTGCCAAACAGCACTAAAAAGCACAGAGTTATCATACACATGGCTAACACCAAGCAAGGGCTTCCTGACTCCAGCTGTAAACAGTTCACTAATTACCATCTTCCCCAATGGGACTTTGGAAATGCAATCAGTCAAGGTCAACGATTCAGGGCTCTATGTATGCACAGCTCTGGATGTTAAACTTGGGGTGAATGCCACGCGGGAGGTGAATGTAACCGTATCATTGCCTCCACCTGAGTCATTCAACACAGGATATACAACACTGCTAGGCTGCGCAGTCACAATGATCCTAATTCTTATGTACCTCTACCTTACCCCCTGTCGCTGCAGCTGCTGTAAACAACCCAAGCCGTCCTCGGTTACGACCTACGACCCCAGCAGTTTGTCGTCTGTGTTCACCCCCTCCATCAGGGAAAACAAAGCCTACAGCGACAAGCATGTAGCGTTCCTGGAGCCAATGATGAGCCCAGAGGTTACAGAGGAGTGGACACAAGAAAGTTAA